One genomic region from Arthrobacter pigmenti encodes:
- a CDS encoding molybdopterin oxidoreductase family protein, with protein sequence MTDTHCPYCALQCAMTLTPTGPDSVGVSGRDFPTNKGGLCRKGWTSTELLRHPDRLQTPLLKDDDGVHRPVSWEHALGLIRDTVRKVRAQYGADAIGVFGGGGLTNEKAYQLGKFARLALGTSRIDYNGRFCMSSAAAAANRAFGLDRGLPFPLADLGSARTILMLGSNTADTMPPFVQHLQGARDAGGLIIVDPRRSATAQFTADGQGVHLQPAPKTDLALLLGITHVVITEGLVSRPYIAGRTRGYEAITRSVAAWWPERVQAVTGVPAETIRKTAHRLAEPGGTYILTGRGVEQHTNGTDTATAAINLSLLLGLPGTPGSGYGTLTGQGNGQGGREHGQKADQLPGYRKITDPAARKHMAEVWGVPEEAIPGPGLPAVELLASLGKPGGVHCLFVHGANVAVSAPNAATVLDGLRSLDFLVVCDFFLSETAAEADLVLPVLQWAEEEGTMTNLEGRVLRRRKALAPPAGTRSELWIMSRLAELLEAPSSFSDDPETVFTELRAASAGGLADYSGVDYAMLDDGEPAYWPYPTGSNGTPRLFLDRFAHPDGRAVLHPVAPSSVAGVAPRGTLTLATGRLLEHYQSGTQTRRVGDLLATSDSQVIQIHPVTAAGLGITDNAEVEIGNGRGTVTARAQLTTTVRQDTVFLSFHFPGAGNANLLTSDETDPVSGMPEFKTTRVTVRAHRSAGTEAVAV encoded by the coding sequence ATGACTGACACCCACTGCCCGTACTGCGCGCTGCAGTGCGCCATGACGCTGACCCCCACGGGTCCGGATTCCGTGGGCGTCAGCGGTCGGGACTTTCCCACCAACAAGGGCGGGCTGTGCCGTAAAGGCTGGACGTCCACGGAGCTGCTTCGGCACCCGGACCGTCTGCAGACGCCGCTATTGAAGGACGACGACGGCGTCCACCGCCCGGTGAGCTGGGAACACGCACTCGGGCTCATCCGGGACACCGTGCGGAAAGTCCGCGCACAGTATGGAGCCGACGCAATCGGCGTCTTCGGCGGCGGGGGGTTGACCAACGAGAAGGCGTACCAGCTGGGAAAATTCGCGCGGCTGGCGCTCGGCACCTCCCGCATTGATTACAACGGGCGGTTTTGCATGTCCTCGGCCGCCGCCGCGGCGAACCGTGCTTTCGGACTGGACCGCGGGCTCCCCTTTCCGCTGGCCGACCTGGGGTCAGCGCGCACCATCCTGATGCTCGGGTCAAACACGGCCGACACGATGCCGCCCTTCGTCCAACACTTGCAGGGTGCGCGGGATGCGGGCGGACTCATCATCGTCGACCCCCGCCGATCAGCGACCGCCCAGTTCACCGCCGACGGCCAGGGCGTACACCTCCAGCCCGCGCCGAAGACGGACCTCGCGCTCCTGCTCGGCATCACGCATGTGGTGATCACGGAGGGCCTGGTTAGCCGGCCCTACATCGCAGGTCGAACCCGCGGCTACGAGGCCATCACGCGGAGTGTGGCCGCCTGGTGGCCCGAGCGGGTCCAGGCCGTCACCGGAGTTCCGGCGGAAACGATCCGGAAGACCGCGCACCGGCTCGCCGAGCCCGGCGGGACGTACATCCTCACCGGCCGGGGCGTGGAGCAGCACACCAACGGGACGGACACGGCGACGGCGGCCATCAACCTCTCGCTCCTGCTGGGCCTGCCCGGAACTCCCGGGAGCGGCTACGGCACGCTGACCGGCCAGGGAAACGGTCAAGGCGGCCGCGAACACGGGCAGAAGGCCGACCAGTTGCCCGGATACCGAAAGATCACCGATCCCGCCGCGAGGAAGCACATGGCCGAAGTCTGGGGAGTGCCCGAGGAGGCAATTCCCGGGCCCGGGCTTCCCGCCGTCGAACTTCTCGCTTCGCTCGGCAAACCCGGAGGAGTGCACTGCCTGTTCGTCCATGGCGCGAACGTTGCAGTCTCGGCCCCGAACGCCGCCACGGTCCTCGATGGTCTGCGCAGTCTGGACTTTCTGGTGGTCTGCGACTTCTTCCTGTCCGAAACCGCCGCCGAGGCTGATCTTGTTCTTCCGGTCCTGCAGTGGGCGGAGGAGGAGGGCACCATGACCAATCTCGAGGGACGTGTTCTCCGGCGCCGGAAGGCTCTGGCACCGCCGGCCGGCACACGCAGCGAACTGTGGATCATGTCCCGGCTGGCCGAGCTGCTGGAGGCGCCGTCGTCGTTCAGTGACGACCCCGAAACCGTGTTCACCGAGTTACGCGCCGCGAGCGCCGGTGGCCTCGCTGACTACTCCGGAGTGGACTACGCCATGCTCGACGACGGCGAGCCCGCCTACTGGCCCTACCCGACCGGAAGCAACGGGACGCCCCGGTTGTTCCTTGACCGTTTCGCGCACCCAGATGGACGGGCTGTGCTTCACCCTGTGGCGCCGTCGTCGGTTGCCGGTGTTGCTCCCCGCGGAACGCTGACGCTTGCGACAGGGCGGCTGCTGGAGCACTACCAGTCAGGCACGCAGACCCGCCGGGTCGGTGATCTCCTGGCCACAAGTGACAGCCAGGTGATCCAGATTCACCCGGTCACCGCCGCCGGTCTGGGCATCACGGACAACGCCGAGGTGGAAATCGGCAACGGCCGCGGCACCGTCACGGCACGCGCACAGCTGACGACGACGGTCCGGCAGGACACCGTCTTCCTCTCCTTCCACTTTCCAGGCGCGGGAAACGCGAACCTGCTCACCTCCGATGAGACGGATCCGGTCTCCGGAATGCCCGAATTCAAGACAACCCGGGTGACGGTGCGGGCGCACCGTTCGGCAGGGACGGAGGCTGTGGCCGTATGA
- a CDS encoding purine-nucleoside phosphorylase, with translation MTDQSPQDPFALARTAAEYIAQETSVPAHDIALVLGSGWGQAAELIGETTHTLQATDIPGFAAPAVAGHVGTIRSVLTPAGKRALVLGARTHYYEGRGVRAVVHGVRTAAAAGAKVLVLTNGCGGLQEKWAPGTPVLISDHLNLTATSPLEGATFVDLTDLYSSRLRTLAREVDPSLDEGIYAQFTGPHYETPAEVQYAKRIGADLVGMSTALEAIAARHAGMEVFGMSLVTNLAAGISPLPLSHEEVLEAGQAAGPRISRLLADIIGRL, from the coding sequence GTGACTGACCAATCCCCCCAGGACCCGTTCGCCCTTGCCCGCACCGCAGCGGAGTACATCGCCCAGGAGACTTCGGTACCAGCCCATGACATCGCGCTGGTCCTCGGTTCCGGCTGGGGCCAGGCCGCGGAACTGATCGGTGAAACCACCCACACCCTTCAGGCCACGGACATTCCGGGTTTCGCCGCGCCGGCAGTCGCCGGGCATGTGGGCACCATCCGCTCCGTCCTCACCCCGGCGGGCAAGCGTGCCCTCGTCCTCGGCGCCCGCACCCACTACTACGAGGGCCGCGGCGTGCGTGCCGTCGTTCACGGTGTGCGCACGGCCGCGGCGGCGGGAGCCAAGGTCCTCGTCCTGACCAACGGCTGCGGCGGCCTGCAGGAAAAATGGGCACCCGGCACCCCGGTACTGATCAGCGACCACCTCAACCTCACGGCAACCTCACCGCTTGAGGGCGCCACGTTCGTCGACCTCACCGACCTCTACTCGTCCCGGCTGAGGACCCTGGCACGCGAGGTCGATCCATCCCTCGACGAAGGCATCTATGCCCAGTTCACCGGACCGCATTACGAAACCCCGGCCGAAGTCCAGTACGCCAAGCGGATCGGCGCGGACCTCGTTGGCATGTCCACTGCCCTTGAGGCGATTGCCGCGCGGCACGCGGGCATGGAGGTCTTCGGTATGTCGCTGGTGACCAACCTCGCGGCCGGCATCAGTCCCCTACCGCTCAGCCACGAGGAAGTCCTGGAGGCCGGCCAGGCCGCCGGCCCGCGCATCTCGCGGCTCCTCGCCGACATCATCGGCAGGCTCTGA
- a CDS encoding FAD-dependent oxidoreductase has product MSERIVVVGFGPVAARFIELIDPLLASGAAHLTVIGAEPDSAYNRVLVADVGVGRTSPETISLSDTARLAALGADVLLDRTVRRIDRARRQLQLSDGTVRAYDRLVLATGARPVIPYLAGLNPDPLHPALPPGVTALRDLADARALRAVVQRRGDVVILGGGILGLEAALAAAEEGARVSVVHHGDYPLARNIDDDGGRVLAATLRRQGVRLVSGAKAVGLEHTATGEFTALRLDDGRFVSGDLLVLSCGVRPRTELADGAGLPIRSGILVDHSLTVHHDEFIHAIGDCAEVSCLDPDCADCAGDTTPSGLIGPGWKQAEWLADFLGRQLAPSDVAAVEASGTPFGATSGAGGSSSSYREAALPPVVMLKARGLDAVVAGDVSANLWSGHDDGTAVALWADPQHGRYAKIVTRDGVLSGLVCIGMPRTGAELVLLFESGSVLPEDRSSLLPLDGAEEQASSSPNRDPSATVCRCAGVSRGSIEQAAVVGCSTVVEVSASTRAGTGCGGCHADIRGIIEEHFQTAPA; this is encoded by the coding sequence ATGAGCGAACGCATTGTTGTGGTGGGATTCGGCCCCGTCGCGGCACGGTTCATCGAGCTGATCGATCCGCTGCTTGCCTCCGGTGCGGCACACCTCACCGTGATCGGGGCCGAGCCCGACTCGGCGTATAACCGCGTCCTGGTTGCCGACGTCGGCGTTGGCCGGACCTCCCCCGAGACGATCTCGCTCAGCGACACTGCGCGGCTCGCCGCCCTGGGCGCTGACGTTCTACTAGACCGGACCGTGCGCCGGATCGACCGGGCTCGCCGGCAGCTCCAGCTCTCCGACGGGACCGTCCGCGCGTATGACCGGCTGGTCCTGGCCACCGGGGCACGTCCCGTCATCCCCTATCTCGCCGGACTGAACCCGGACCCGCTGCACCCCGCGCTTCCCCCGGGAGTCACTGCTCTACGTGACCTCGCAGATGCCCGGGCACTGCGCGCGGTGGTTCAGCGGCGGGGAGACGTGGTGATCCTCGGCGGCGGTATCCTCGGGTTGGAAGCCGCCCTCGCGGCAGCCGAGGAAGGCGCGCGGGTCTCGGTGGTGCACCACGGCGATTACCCTCTGGCCCGCAACATCGACGACGACGGCGGCCGGGTCCTCGCTGCCACGCTCCGGCGGCAGGGCGTCCGGCTGGTCTCCGGGGCCAAAGCCGTGGGGCTGGAACACACTGCCACCGGGGAGTTCACGGCCCTCCGCCTCGATGACGGCCGGTTCGTCTCGGGCGATCTGTTGGTGTTGTCCTGCGGCGTGCGGCCCCGCACTGAACTGGCAGACGGCGCCGGGCTGCCAATTCGCAGCGGAATCCTGGTTGATCATTCCCTCACGGTCCATCACGACGAGTTCATCCACGCGATCGGCGACTGCGCCGAGGTGAGCTGCCTGGACCCGGACTGCGCTGACTGTGCGGGTGATACCACCCCCTCGGGGCTGATCGGGCCGGGCTGGAAGCAGGCTGAGTGGCTCGCGGACTTCCTGGGCCGGCAATTGGCACCTTCCGATGTGGCTGCTGTCGAAGCGTCCGGCACTCCTTTCGGCGCGACTTCTGGCGCGGGTGGGTCGTCGTCGTCATACCGTGAAGCGGCGCTGCCCCCGGTCGTGATGCTGAAGGCACGCGGGTTGGACGCGGTAGTGGCCGGTGACGTGAGCGCAAACCTGTGGTCCGGGCACGACGACGGCACCGCAGTTGCGCTGTGGGCCGATCCGCAGCACGGGCGGTACGCCAAGATTGTGACGCGCGACGGGGTGCTCAGCGGGCTGGTGTGCATCGGGATGCCGCGAACGGGTGCCGAACTGGTGCTGCTCTTCGAGAGCGGTTCGGTGTTACCTGAGGACCGGTCGAGCCTGCTTCCCCTGGATGGGGCGGAGGAGCAGGCGTCGTCGTCGCCCAACCGCGATCCGTCGGCCACCGTCTGCCGGTGCGCGGGGGTGAGCCGGGGAAGTATCGAGCAGGCCGCCGTCGTCGGCTGTTCAACGGTTGTGGAGGTGTCGGCGTCGACGCGGGCGGGGACGGGATGCGGCGGGTGCCACGCGGACATCCGCGGGATCATCGAGGAGCACTTCCAAACTGCGCCGGCCTAG
- a CDS encoding NAD(P)H-quinone dehydrogenase → MTSQLDFSALRIAILGGGPGGYEAAMVAASLGATVTIVEQNGLGGSAVLTDVVPSKTLIATADTMARVANAHNLGVKFADSTAAYADLGQVNQRLLDLAANQSRDITAALEGAGVTVLIGTGKLLDNHRLEVETESGTTTVEADAILLSVGAHPRELPTAAPDGERIFNWKQIYNLTEVPEHLIVIGSGVTGAEFASAYHGLGAEVTLVSSRDRVLPGEDADAAEVLENVFRERGMSVLSKSRAEGVVRTDDGVRVTLSDGRTVDGSHCLVAVGSIPNTAGIGLEEAGVALTESGHIKVDGVSRTTAPNVYAAGDCTGVLALASVSAMQGRIAMAHLMGDSVTPLKLKQVASNIFTAPEIASVGVSEADVESGRYQGDVFKLSLSTNPRAKMMNVKDGFVKIIARKGSGTVIGGVVVAPRASELIFPLALAVTKKLHVDDVANTFTVYPSLTGSISEAARRLHIH, encoded by the coding sequence GTGACGAGTCAACTGGATTTCAGCGCCCTGCGGATCGCAATTCTCGGGGGTGGACCGGGCGGCTACGAAGCGGCCATGGTTGCCGCCTCGCTTGGAGCGACCGTCACCATTGTTGAGCAGAACGGCCTGGGCGGCTCCGCTGTGCTGACGGACGTCGTTCCTTCGAAGACGCTCATCGCCACGGCCGACACCATGGCCCGCGTCGCCAACGCGCACAACCTTGGAGTGAAGTTCGCTGATTCGACTGCGGCCTACGCGGATCTGGGGCAGGTGAACCAGCGGCTGCTTGACCTCGCGGCCAACCAGTCCCGGGACATCACCGCAGCTCTGGAGGGTGCGGGAGTCACCGTCCTGATCGGTACAGGCAAGCTGCTCGATAACCACCGGCTTGAAGTGGAAACGGAATCCGGGACCACAACCGTTGAGGCAGATGCCATCCTGCTCTCCGTCGGAGCCCACCCCCGCGAACTACCCACGGCAGCGCCGGACGGTGAGCGGATCTTCAACTGGAAACAGATCTACAACCTGACCGAAGTGCCCGAGCACCTGATCGTCATCGGATCGGGGGTGACGGGTGCCGAGTTCGCTTCCGCCTACCACGGCCTCGGAGCGGAAGTCACCCTAGTCTCCAGCCGCGACCGCGTGTTGCCCGGCGAGGACGCCGACGCCGCGGAGGTCCTCGAGAACGTCTTCCGCGAGCGCGGCATGAGCGTGCTGTCCAAATCCCGTGCCGAGGGCGTGGTCCGCACCGACGATGGCGTGAGGGTCACCCTTTCCGACGGCCGCACTGTTGACGGAAGCCACTGCCTGGTGGCCGTAGGGTCCATCCCGAATACCGCAGGGATCGGGCTCGAGGAAGCCGGTGTTGCGCTCACCGAATCGGGGCACATCAAAGTGGACGGTGTCTCCCGTACCACCGCCCCCAACGTCTATGCCGCCGGTGACTGCACCGGCGTCCTTGCCCTTGCCTCGGTATCCGCTATGCAGGGCCGGATCGCCATGGCACACCTGATGGGAGACAGCGTCACACCGTTGAAGCTGAAGCAGGTGGCGTCCAACATCTTCACGGCACCCGAGATCGCCTCCGTTGGGGTTTCGGAGGCCGACGTCGAATCCGGCCGTTACCAGGGCGACGTCTTCAAGCTCTCGCTCAGCACCAATCCGCGCGCGAAAATGATGAACGTCAAGGACGGGTTCGTGAAGATCATCGCCCGCAAAGGATCGGGCACGGTGATCGGCGGCGTCGTTGTTGCCCCTCGTGCTTCCGAGCTGATCTTCCCGCTCGCGCTCGCCGTCACCAAGAAGCTTCATGTGGACGACGTCGCCAACACCTTCACCGTGTACCCGTCGCTTACCGGGTCAATCTCGGAAGCGGCGCGCCGGCTGCACATCCACTAG
- a CDS encoding MFS transporter, with protein sequence MSVERAVTASETAIAHRPGRWIDNWNPEDRDQWESGGRDIARRNLRWSIACEFLGFVVWQLWSIAVIYLPAAGFTLSSAEIFWLISMPSLIGATLRIPYTFMVPKFGGRNWTIISALLLLIPAIGLAVCVSNPDTPFGVLLGVAALAGFGGGNFASSMANITFFYPAREKGWALGLNAAGGNLGAAVAQLVVPLVIAAGAAATLNLPLAGWIWVPLILVAAFGAWKYMDNISSAKSDLAGSVAALREPHLWIMAFLYIGTFGSFIGFSGVFPKLILDSFPAFSTFAIGPAALSLAFLGPLVGSLARPYGGRLADRWGGARITVCAFAVMALAALTVVWTLPASNFWLFLALFLVLFAAAGAGNGATYRMIPIIFALRGRIDDGMSTGRKAAAALGLISAIGAYGGFVIPQVLNASKGATGSYDAAFYGFVTAYALMLGVTWFFYLRRSTSSRVGSV encoded by the coding sequence ATGAGCGTTGAACGCGCAGTCACAGCCTCCGAAACAGCTATTGCCCATCGTCCCGGCCGGTGGATCGATAACTGGAACCCCGAGGACCGCGATCAGTGGGAGTCCGGCGGCCGAGACATTGCCCGACGTAACCTCCGCTGGTCCATCGCCTGCGAATTCCTCGGCTTTGTTGTCTGGCAACTCTGGTCGATCGCCGTTATCTACCTGCCTGCGGCCGGTTTCACACTCTCCAGCGCCGAGATCTTCTGGCTTATCTCGATGCCCAGCCTGATCGGTGCCACGCTCCGCATCCCGTACACCTTCATGGTTCCGAAGTTCGGAGGGCGGAACTGGACCATCATCTCGGCGCTCCTGCTCCTGATTCCGGCGATCGGCCTGGCCGTTTGCGTCAGCAACCCGGACACGCCGTTCGGAGTACTGCTGGGCGTCGCGGCGCTTGCCGGGTTCGGCGGCGGCAACTTCGCAAGCTCGATGGCGAACATCACCTTCTTCTACCCTGCCCGCGAGAAGGGCTGGGCACTGGGACTGAACGCCGCCGGCGGAAACCTGGGCGCCGCCGTCGCACAGTTGGTTGTTCCGCTGGTCATCGCGGCGGGCGCAGCTGCGACGCTCAACCTTCCCCTCGCGGGTTGGATCTGGGTTCCGCTGATCCTTGTCGCCGCTTTCGGTGCCTGGAAGTACATGGACAACATCTCCAGTGCGAAGTCGGATCTCGCCGGCTCCGTCGCTGCCCTGCGCGAGCCGCACCTGTGGATCATGGCGTTCCTTTACATTGGAACGTTCGGCTCATTCATCGGCTTTTCCGGTGTCTTCCCGAAACTGATCCTGGACTCCTTCCCGGCGTTCTCAACGTTCGCCATCGGACCGGCCGCCCTGTCGCTCGCGTTCCTCGGACCACTGGTCGGCTCCCTGGCCCGCCCCTACGGTGGCCGCCTCGCCGACCGCTGGGGCGGGGCGCGGATCACCGTCTGCGCCTTCGCGGTCATGGCGCTGGCTGCCTTGACCGTCGTCTGGACCCTCCCGGCGTCGAACTTCTGGCTCTTCCTGGCGCTGTTCCTCGTACTCTTCGCAGCAGCCGGCGCCGGAAACGGCGCCACCTACCGGATGATCCCGATCATCTTCGCTCTGCGGGGCCGAATCGATGACGGGATGAGTACCGGACGCAAGGCGGCCGCGGCCCTCGGGCTGATCTCCGCGATCGGAGCCTACGGCGGATTCGTCATCCCCCAGGTGCTGAACGCTTCGAAGGGCGCTACCGGCTCGTACGACGCCGCGTTCTACGGTTTCGTCACCGCCTACGCACTCATGCTTGGAGTTACCTGGTTCTTCTACCTCCGCCGCAGCACCTCCAGCCGGGTGGGAAGCGTCTGA